Proteins encoded in a region of the Streptomyces akebiae genome:
- a CDS encoding bifunctional glycosyltransferase/CDP-glycerol:glycerophosphate glycerophosphotransferase: MYGTNGIDGVNADVDQRPAVSVVVIVYNDEARLPTAVRSVLEQTLRSVEVVIVDDHSTDGSYEVAARLAAEHPGRVRAYRLPENSGGCGAPRNAGIRETRGEYVVFLDSDDVLERNACRNLLEAAESTGADLVSGLCVRVHVDTRNRKEVPWYPWLYTRTRTLDSVSELPDLLVYDTLSTNKCYRRDFLVEGGLLFPVGIHYEDLFFSAQAYAAARRIALIPNRVYDWNVVEKAQSKSISNRRAEIANFAHRMEIHRRVDRLLADKGMAELKFHKDVKFLKHDLVLHLRDLPFRDAAYRQEFAGLARAYLASIDPAAYDDVEPIHAVCAYLLRMGDWDNLLPAVDTLTNRDKVSAPLVERDGRIYWCAEHLDAPGEEGEFARRILDVTELGYHARPVGKLFLRNELTEYEESTDAGRGGGRIRLAGRVTNPLGVVPADARLSASLEFYARRPGVRFQTFRVPVAWVRHDGPYLTWQAGVDVSRTLRPLGIVDAVWDVRLHLDVDGERTTSRLTAAEPGLTGGELPVRPRLTRLVADRVEPQVSARGHLAFRLVPDKKATVLVTRGLRGTPGKLAKSGYRKTKALRKKVTSGDTKIRLYHEVFQRMPRQRRLVVFESHLGRQYSDSPRAIYEEMRRQGLDFEAVWSYAGRPEGFPADAALVRRWSLPYLRALARAEFWIDNQSFPLKLTKRPGTTYLQTWHGSALKRMGFDEPGWKLKSRAEQAEQQRTLDRFDHFLIRSEHDVRTLAKAFRLREKVLLRVGYPRNDALVRAREKDRKDRKDRKDGKDGTDRMDRRALLAAELGIPPVPADKKVLLYAPTFRHQGQRRFALPFDVERFAETFGDEYVLLVRAHYLNHVVLPPSVRGRVVDVSGHHDVTPVLALADALITDYSSVMFDYALLDRPMFFFTYDYEEYVHEGRGTYFDLLERAPGPIVRTEDELHTVLRDSSLDEQTLKYAAARERFTADFGEYDKGTAARSVVDQFFSEWRRT, encoded by the coding sequence ATGTACGGAACGAACGGGATTGATGGGGTGAACGCGGACGTGGACCAGCGACCCGCCGTATCCGTCGTCGTGATCGTCTACAACGACGAGGCCAGGCTGCCCACGGCCGTCCGCTCGGTGCTGGAGCAGACGCTGCGGAGCGTGGAGGTCGTGATCGTCGACGACCACAGCACGGACGGCTCCTACGAGGTGGCCGCCCGCCTCGCCGCCGAGCACCCGGGCCGCGTGCGCGCGTACCGGCTGCCCGAGAACAGCGGCGGCTGCGGCGCGCCCCGCAACGCGGGCATCCGGGAGACCCGGGGCGAGTACGTCGTCTTCCTCGACAGCGACGACGTCCTGGAGCGCAACGCCTGCCGGAACCTGCTGGAGGCCGCCGAGAGCACCGGCGCCGACCTCGTCTCCGGACTCTGCGTCCGCGTCCACGTGGATACACGCAACCGGAAGGAGGTCCCGTGGTACCCGTGGCTGTACACCCGCACCCGTACCCTCGACTCCGTCTCCGAGCTGCCCGACCTGCTGGTCTACGACACCCTGTCCACCAACAAGTGCTACCGCCGGGACTTCCTGGTCGAGGGCGGGCTGCTGTTCCCGGTCGGCATCCACTACGAGGACCTCTTCTTCTCCGCCCAGGCGTACGCGGCCGCCCGCCGGATCGCCCTGATCCCCAACCGGGTCTACGACTGGAACGTGGTCGAGAAGGCGCAGTCCAAGTCGATCAGCAACCGGCGGGCCGAGATCGCCAACTTCGCGCACCGGATGGAGATCCACCGCCGGGTGGACCGGCTCCTCGCCGACAAGGGCATGGCGGAGCTGAAGTTCCACAAGGACGTCAAGTTCCTCAAGCACGACCTGGTGCTGCACCTGCGTGACCTGCCCTTCCGGGACGCGGCCTACCGTCAGGAGTTCGCCGGACTGGCCCGCGCCTATCTGGCGTCGATCGACCCGGCCGCGTACGACGACGTCGAGCCCATCCACGCCGTCTGCGCGTATCTGCTGCGGATGGGCGACTGGGACAACCTGCTGCCGGCCGTGGACACGCTCACCAACCGCGACAAGGTCTCCGCGCCCCTCGTCGAGCGCGACGGGCGGATCTACTGGTGCGCCGAGCACCTGGACGCCCCGGGGGAGGAGGGGGAGTTCGCGCGCCGGATCCTGGACGTCACCGAACTCGGCTACCACGCCCGACCGGTCGGGAAGCTCTTCCTGCGCAACGAGCTGACGGAGTACGAGGAGTCGACGGACGCGGGCAGGGGCGGTGGCCGCATCCGTCTCGCCGGGCGCGTCACCAATCCCCTCGGGGTCGTCCCGGCCGACGCCCGGCTCTCCGCCTCGCTGGAGTTCTACGCCCGCCGCCCCGGCGTGCGCTTCCAGACCTTCCGGGTGCCGGTCGCGTGGGTCCGGCACGACGGTCCGTACCTCACATGGCAGGCCGGCGTCGACGTTTCCAGGACGCTCCGCCCGCTGGGCATCGTGGACGCCGTGTGGGACGTACGCCTCCACCTCGACGTCGACGGCGAGCGCACGACGAGTCGGCTGACGGCCGCCGAACCGGGGCTGACGGGTGGCGAGTTGCCGGTCCGGCCGCGGCTCACCCGGCTGGTCGCCGACCGGGTCGAGCCGCAGGTCTCCGCCCGCGGCCACCTCGCGTTCCGCCTGGTCCCCGACAAGAAGGCCACCGTCCTCGTCACCCGGGGCCTTCGGGGCACGCCCGGCAAACTCGCCAAGTCCGGCTACCGCAAAACGAAGGCGCTGCGCAAGAAGGTCACCTCCGGAGACACCAAAATCCGCCTTTATCACGAGGTTTTCCAGCGCATGCCGAGGCAGCGGCGTCTGGTGGTGTTCGAAAGTCACCTCGGCCGGCAGTACAGCGACAGCCCCCGGGCGATCTACGAGGAGATGCGCCGCCAGGGTCTCGACTTCGAGGCGGTGTGGTCCTACGCGGGCCGCCCCGAGGGGTTCCCGGCCGATGCGGCCCTCGTCCGGCGCTGGTCGCTGCCGTATCTGCGGGCGCTGGCCCGCGCCGAGTTCTGGATCGACAACCAGAGCTTCCCGCTGAAACTGACCAAGCGTCCCGGCACGACCTACCTCCAGACCTGGCACGGCTCCGCGCTCAAGCGCATGGGCTTCGACGAGCCCGGCTGGAAGCTCAAGTCCCGCGCCGAGCAGGCCGAACAGCAGCGCACCCTCGACCGCTTCGACCACTTCCTGATCCGCTCGGAGCACGACGTGCGCACCCTCGCGAAGGCCTTCCGGCTGCGGGAGAAGGTGCTGCTGCGGGTGGGCTATCCGCGCAACGACGCGCTCGTACGGGCCCGGGAGAAGGACCGGAAGGACCGGAAGGACCGGAAGGACGGGAAGGACGGGACGGACCGGATGGACCGGCGCGCGCTGCTCGCCGCCGAGTTGGGCATCCCGCCCGTCCCGGCGGACAAGAAGGTCCTGCTCTACGCCCCCACCTTCCGCCACCAGGGGCAGCGCCGCTTCGCCCTCCCCTTCGACGTGGAGCGCTTCGCCGAGACCTTCGGCGACGAGTACGTGCTGCTCGTCCGCGCCCACTACCTCAACCACGTCGTGCTCCCGCCGTCGGTCCGGGGCCGGGTCGTCGACGTGTCCGGCCACCACGACGTGACCCCCGTCCTCGCCCTCGCGGACGCGCTGATCACGGACTACTCGTCGGTGATGTTCGACTACGCGCTGCTGGACCGCCCGATGTTCTTCTTCACCTACGACTACGAGGAGTACGTCCACGAGGGCCGAGGCACCTACTTCGACCTCCTCGAACGCGCGCCGGGCCCGATCGTGCGCACGGAGGACGAGCTGCACACCGTCCTGCGTGATTCCTCGCTGGACGAGCAGACCCTCAAGTACGCCGCCGCGCGGGAGCGGTTCACGGCCGACTTCGGCGAGTACGACAAGGGGACGGCGGCCCGCAGCGTCGTCGACCAGTTCTTCTCCGAGTGGAGGCGCACGTGA
- a CDS encoding ABC transporter ATP-binding protein yields the protein MADTVINPTVPGTRREADQVTGGAAPEPVPTVVVDGVDIVYRVNGTGAGRGTATAALNRILRREKAEKAAGVRTVHAVRNVSFTAYRGEAIGLIGTNGSGKSTLLKAVAGLLPVENGRIYTDGQPSLLGVNAALMNDLTGERNVHLGGLAMGMSREQVKERYQEIVDFSGINEKGDFITLTMRTYSSGMAARLRFSIAAAKDHDVLLIDEALATGDRSFQKRSEARIRELRKHAGTVFLVSHNNKSIRDTCDRVLWLERGELRLDGPTDEVLKEYEKFTGGKK from the coding sequence GTGGCTGACACCGTCATCAACCCCACCGTTCCCGGCACCCGGCGGGAGGCCGACCAGGTCACCGGCGGCGCCGCCCCCGAGCCCGTCCCGACCGTCGTCGTCGACGGCGTCGACATCGTCTACCGCGTCAACGGCACGGGGGCCGGGCGCGGCACCGCGACCGCCGCGCTCAACCGCATCCTGCGGCGCGAGAAGGCCGAGAAGGCGGCCGGCGTCCGCACGGTGCACGCCGTGCGGAACGTGTCCTTCACCGCGTACCGGGGCGAGGCCATCGGGCTCATCGGGACCAACGGCTCCGGCAAGTCGACCCTGCTCAAGGCCGTCGCCGGGCTCCTCCCCGTGGAGAACGGCCGCATCTACACCGACGGCCAGCCGTCGCTGCTCGGCGTCAACGCGGCCCTGATGAACGACCTCACCGGTGAGCGGAACGTCCACCTCGGCGGGCTCGCCATGGGCATGTCCCGCGAACAGGTCAAGGAGCGGTACCAGGAGATCGTCGACTTCTCGGGCATCAACGAGAAGGGGGACTTCATCACGCTCACCATGCGTACGTACTCCTCCGGCATGGCGGCCCGCCTGCGGTTCTCCATCGCCGCCGCCAAGGACCACGACGTGCTGCTGATCGACGAGGCCCTGGCGACGGGGGACCGCTCCTTCCAGAAGCGCTCCGAGGCGAGGATCCGTGAGCTGCGGAAGCACGCGGGGACGGTGTTCCTGGTCAGCCACAACAACAAGTCGATCCGGGACACGTGCGATCGGGTGCTGTGGCTGGAGCGGGGGGAGCTCCGCCTGGACGGGCCCACCGACGAGGTGCTGAAGGAGTACGAGAAGTTCACCGGCGGGAAGAAGTAG
- a CDS encoding serine/threonine-protein kinase, which yields MRGVVPEPLRTEDPREIAGYPLYARIGEGGMGTVYLSRSRGGQPVALKLVRPEYASSPAFRERFAREVAAGRRVSGYHLVPIVDHDAGAERPWLATHYVPGVPLDQALETHGPLPVATVLQLLACAAYALDAVHTAGVIHRDVKPANLLLAADGPWLLDFGIARAAGAATLTTAGRLIGTPRYMSPEHALGRRVTSASDVFALGLIAAVAATGSHPYGRGNPLAIATRIAATDVTPPALDGIDRPLVDVIRRCLTADPGSRPSAAAVAEHCAGAARRDVRDFTGWLPAPVATSVTIIETAFRTLSLTEAPTTPTPHISEAPTARRLPPTAPITVRDEEWRRRVRREP from the coding sequence ATGCGTGGGGTGGTACCTGAGCCGCTGCGGACGGAGGATCCGCGGGAGATCGCCGGGTATCCGCTGTACGCCCGGATCGGTGAGGGCGGCATGGGAACCGTCTATCTCTCCCGCAGCCGCGGCGGCCAACCGGTCGCGCTGAAACTGGTCCGTCCGGAGTACGCGAGCAGCCCCGCCTTCCGTGAACGGTTCGCCCGCGAGGTGGCCGCCGGGCGCCGGGTCTCCGGCTACCACCTGGTGCCGATCGTCGACCACGACGCCGGTGCCGAGCGCCCCTGGCTGGCCACGCACTACGTTCCGGGTGTCCCCCTCGACCAGGCACTGGAGACCCACGGCCCGCTCCCCGTCGCCACGGTCCTGCAGTTGCTGGCCTGCGCCGCGTACGCGCTGGACGCCGTGCACACCGCCGGAGTGATCCACCGCGACGTCAAGCCCGCCAACCTGCTGCTGGCCGCGGACGGGCCCTGGCTGCTCGACTTCGGTATCGCCCGGGCGGCGGGCGCGGCGACCCTGACCACCGCCGGACGCCTGATCGGCACCCCGCGCTACATGTCCCCGGAACACGCGCTCGGCCGCCGGGTCACCTCCGCGTCCGACGTGTTCGCGCTGGGCCTGATCGCCGCGGTCGCCGCGACGGGCAGCCATCCCTACGGGCGCGGCAATCCCCTGGCCATCGCCACGCGCATCGCAGCCACGGACGTCACCCCACCCGCCCTGGACGGCATCGACCGCCCCCTCGTCGACGTCATCCGCCGCTGCCTCACCGCCGACCCGGGCTCCCGCCCCTCCGCGGCCGCCGTCGCCGAGCACTGTGCCGGGGCGGCCCGCCGGGACGTCCGCGACTTCACGGGCTGGCTGCCGGCTCCTGTCGCCACCTCGGTGACCATCATCGAGACCGCCTTCCGCACGCTGTCCCTGACGGAGGCGCCGACGACCCCGACCCCTCATATCTCGGAGGCCCCGACGGCCCGCCGCCTCCCGCCGACGGCCCCGATCACGGTGAGGGACGAGGAATGGCGCCGCCGGGTGCGCCGGGAGCCGTGA
- a CDS encoding ABC transporter permease — translation MSQVLHTPPPTTADTPRTARAAETPAQLAERYGLSVSGARPSLAAYVRQLWARRHFITAFATAKLTAQYSQAKLGQVWQIANPLLNAAVYYLIFGLLMGTKKGVPDYVPFLVTGVFVWTFTQSSIMAGTRAISGSLGLVRALHFPRASLPLSYCLQQLQQLLFSMAALVVILLAFGVPLAPSWLLIVPALTLQFVFNAGVAMVMARIGAKTPDIAQLMPFVLRTWMYASGVMFSIDHMLADRNIPAFVHLLLECNPAAVYIDLMRFALIDSFHAGHLPPHVWAIAAGWALLAGVGGFIYFWKAEETYGRG, via the coding sequence GTGAGCCAGGTCCTCCACACACCGCCCCCGACCACGGCGGACACCCCCCGAACGGCCCGCGCCGCCGAGACCCCGGCACAGCTGGCCGAGCGGTACGGCCTCAGCGTCAGCGGGGCCCGCCCCTCGCTCGCCGCCTACGTACGGCAGCTGTGGGCCCGGCGGCACTTCATCACCGCGTTCGCCACGGCGAAGCTGACCGCGCAGTACAGCCAGGCGAAGCTCGGCCAGGTCTGGCAGATCGCGAACCCCCTGCTGAACGCGGCGGTCTACTACCTGATCTTCGGCCTGCTCATGGGCACCAAGAAGGGCGTGCCGGACTACGTCCCGTTCCTCGTGACCGGCGTGTTCGTGTGGACCTTCACCCAGAGCTCGATCATGGCGGGCACCCGGGCCATATCCGGCAGCCTCGGCCTGGTCCGGGCCCTGCACTTCCCCCGCGCCTCGCTCCCCCTGTCGTACTGCCTGCAGCAGCTCCAGCAACTGCTCTTCTCGATGGCGGCGCTGGTCGTGATCCTGCTGGCCTTCGGCGTTCCGCTCGCCCCGTCCTGGCTGCTGATCGTCCCCGCGCTGACGCTGCAGTTCGTGTTCAACGCCGGCGTCGCGATGGTGATGGCGCGGATCGGCGCCAAGACCCCCGACATCGCGCAGCTGATGCCGTTCGTGCTGCGCACCTGGATGTACGCGTCGGGCGTGATGTTCAGCATCGACCACATGCTCGCCGACCGGAACATCCCGGCGTTCGTGCATCTGCTGCTGGAGTGCAATCCCGCCGCCGTCTACATCGATCTCATGCGGTTCGCGCTGATCGACAGCTTCCACGCGGGCCACCTGCCGCCGCACGTCTGGGCGATCGCGGCGGGCTGGGCGCTCCTCGCGGGCGTCGGCGGGTTCATCTACTTCTGGAAGGCTGAGGAGACGTACGGCCGTGGCTGA
- a CDS encoding serine/threonine-protein kinase: MSPLGPQDPRETAGYHLQARIGEGGMGTVYLSHTRGGQPVALKVIRREYGQDADFRRRFEQEVQAARRVQGYHIVPVVDHDTTGELPWLASAFIAGISLHDALVAFGPLPLPAVFQLVGCAARALTSIHAAGVIHRDLKPSNILLGSQGPYVIDFGIARAADATHLTQSGGLIGTPQYMSPEHALGEQVTPATDVFSLGLIAAVAATGRHPYGDGGAITIAAQIANTAHRPPRLDGYDDRLRPLLERCLTADPGERIGTEELAALCQESADRGLSDFTGWLPEPLTAEIARRELSAQAPPRPTAPQMPAGPPVTPPAAPPTAAPTPPAAPLHDPAAQGHAYAQGTTQGVPQSAPTPPPTGFGPPAQGQTPAPTPGYGYPPPATDTYNLTPQAPAPAPAAPRKGRRGLKAALVALALVLVAGSGAAAAVYVLDGGDDGGTSASGATEDGGKSDDKTDDKAVSSPSPSPTGTGTGADSGSGDQGGEGNGTDPSASPTIPANAQYTAIFEGKSFTLRTPAGSSYVNVDFDKPEVDTEDEMVDTLKDMYLDNSFWYFDTTMGKSAGTTPQECAEGTGTDVLPSSMDSGAFGEDAEIDKGVRLCTVTKQGNLAMYEITGLTPGEYSWEVPTVQGKLTLWEITE; encoded by the coding sequence CTGAGCCCTCTGGGACCGCAGGACCCACGAGAGACGGCCGGCTACCACCTTCAGGCCCGCATCGGCGAGGGCGGCATGGGCACGGTCTACCTGTCGCACACCCGCGGCGGCCAGCCCGTCGCCCTCAAGGTCATCCGCCGCGAGTACGGCCAGGACGCCGACTTCCGCCGCCGTTTCGAGCAGGAGGTCCAGGCAGCCCGCCGCGTGCAGGGCTACCACATCGTCCCGGTCGTCGACCACGACACCACCGGCGAACTGCCCTGGCTGGCCTCGGCGTTCATCGCGGGCATCTCCCTGCACGACGCCCTCGTCGCCTTCGGACCGCTCCCCCTGCCCGCCGTGTTCCAGCTCGTCGGCTGCGCGGCCCGCGCCCTCACCTCCATCCACGCCGCCGGGGTCATCCACCGCGACCTCAAGCCCAGCAACATCCTGCTGGGCTCCCAGGGCCCGTACGTCATCGACTTCGGCATCGCCCGCGCCGCCGACGCCACCCACCTGACCCAGTCCGGCGGCCTGATCGGCACCCCGCAGTACATGTCGCCGGAACACGCCCTCGGCGAGCAGGTCACCCCGGCCACCGACGTCTTCTCGCTCGGCCTGATCGCGGCGGTCGCCGCCACCGGACGCCACCCGTACGGCGACGGCGGCGCCATCACCATCGCCGCGCAGATCGCCAACACCGCGCATCGCCCGCCCAGGCTCGACGGCTACGACGACCGGTTGCGCCCCCTGCTGGAGCGCTGTCTGACCGCCGACCCGGGCGAGCGCATCGGCACCGAGGAACTGGCCGCGCTCTGCCAGGAGTCGGCGGACCGGGGCCTCAGCGACTTCACCGGCTGGCTCCCGGAACCGCTCACCGCCGAGATCGCCCGCCGCGAGCTGTCCGCCCAGGCCCCGCCCCGGCCGACGGCACCCCAGATGCCGGCCGGGCCCCCGGTCACGCCCCCGGCGGCTCCCCCGACCGCCGCCCCGACGCCTCCCGCGGCCCCGCTCCACGACCCGGCGGCCCAGGGCCACGCGTACGCCCAGGGCACCACCCAGGGCGTGCCCCAGTCGGCTCCGACACCGCCGCCGACCGGCTTCGGCCCACCGGCCCAGGGCCAGACCCCGGCCCCTACCCCCGGCTACGGCTATCCGCCCCCGGCCACCGACACCTACAACCTCACCCCGCAGGCCCCCGCCCCCGCTCCGGCCGCGCCCAGGAAGGGCCGCCGCGGCCTGAAGGCGGCCCTGGTCGCCCTGGCTCTCGTGCTCGTGGCCGGCTCGGGCGCGGCCGCGGCCGTGTACGTGCTGGACGGAGGCGACGACGGCGGCACCTCGGCGAGCGGCGCCACCGAGGACGGCGGCAAGAGCGATGACAAGACCGACGACAAGGCGGTCTCCTCGCCGAGCCCGTCCCCGACCGGCACCGGGACCGGCGCGGACTCCGGCTCGGGCGACCAGGGCGGCGAAGGGAACGGCACGGACCCGAGCGCGTCCCCCACGATCCCCGCGAACGCCCAGTACACAGCCATCTTCGAGGGCAAGTCCTTCACGCTCCGCACCCCCGCGGGCTCGTCCTACGTCAACGTCGACTTCGACAAGCCGGAGGTCGACACCGAGGACGAGATGGTCGACACCCTGAAGGACATGTACCTCGACAACAGCTTCTGGTACTTCGACACGACGATGGGCAAGAGCGCGGGCACGACGCCGCAGGAGTGCGCCGAGGGCACGGGGACGGACGTGCTGCCCTCCAGCATGGACTCCGGTGCCTTCGGCGAGGACGCGGAGATCGACAAGGGCGTCAGGCTCTGCACGGTCACCAAGCAGGGCAACCTCGCCATGTACGAGATCACCGGGCTGACCCCGGGCGAGTACAGCTGGGAAGTCCCCACGGTGCAGGGAAAGCTGACCCTCTGGGAGATCACCGAGTAG
- a CDS encoding glycosyltransferase: MTGARDVFLVSNSVDETGGVTSWSHHLARLLTERGHRVHVIGITTPEDPHPLGELPYRTTRLYDGQPPAPGRARDASMRDRATVLTGLFRAARPGGVVIVTQVWAMEWVRLADTGGLTVIGMSHESFETSRRSSRFRRVLTYYRDVDRMLVLTREDADLWIGAGLNNASYLPNAVPWVPEVPSPRTGKAVISIGRLSDEKGVDMLLDTWAEVAPRHPDWTLLVYGSGEDEELLRKQCTALGLDDSVAWMGRTHDVPGALRGGSVFALSSRGEGFPLALMEAMAMGVPCVAFDCAPGVHEIVRDGEDGLLVRPGNTGELARKLDQLMSDKTLRDGMGDTARENIRRYGTQEIVDRWEALFTFLER, translated from the coding sequence GTGACCGGGGCGCGGGACGTCTTCCTGGTGTCCAACAGCGTGGACGAGACGGGCGGTGTGACCAGTTGGTCCCATCACCTGGCCCGTCTGCTCACCGAGCGGGGCCACCGCGTCCACGTCATCGGGATCACCACCCCCGAGGACCCGCACCCCCTCGGTGAACTCCCGTACCGCACCACCCGGTTGTACGACGGCCAGCCGCCGGCGCCCGGCCGGGCGCGGGACGCGAGCATGCGGGACAGGGCGACCGTGCTCACCGGCCTGTTCCGGGCCGCGCGGCCCGGCGGGGTCGTCATCGTGACCCAGGTGTGGGCGATGGAGTGGGTGCGGCTCGCCGACACCGGTGGGCTGACCGTCATCGGGATGAGCCACGAGTCCTTCGAGACCTCGCGCCGCTCCTCCCGCTTCCGGCGGGTGCTCACCTACTACCGGGACGTCGACCGCATGCTCGTCCTCACCCGCGAGGACGCCGACCTGTGGATCGGGGCGGGTCTCAACAACGCCTCGTACCTGCCCAACGCGGTGCCGTGGGTGCCGGAGGTGCCCTCGCCGCGCACCGGGAAGGCCGTCATCAGCATCGGCCGGCTCAGCGACGAGAAGGGGGTCGACATGCTCCTCGACACCTGGGCCGAGGTGGCGCCCCGTCACCCCGACTGGACGCTGCTCGTCTACGGCTCCGGCGAGGACGAGGAACTCCTCAGGAAGCAGTGCACGGCCCTCGGTCTCGACGACTCGGTGGCCTGGATGGGCCGTACCCACGACGTCCCGGGCGCGCTGCGCGGCGGTTCGGTCTTCGCGCTGTCCTCCCGGGGCGAGGGCTTCCCGCTCGCCCTGATGGAGGCGATGGCGATGGGCGTCCCCTGTGTCGCCTTCGACTGCGCGCCCGGCGTCCACGAGATCGTGCGCGACGGCGAGGACGGCCTCCTGGTCCGCCCCGGCAACACGGGTGAACTGGCCCGCAAACTGGACCAGTTGATGAGCGACAAGACCCTGCGGGACGGGATGGGCGACACGGCGAGGGAGAACATCCGCCGCTACGGGACGCAGGAGATCGTGGACAGGTGGGAGGCGCTGTTCACCTTCCTGGAAAGGTGA
- a CDS encoding TetR/AcrR family transcriptional regulator: MTTNADPSEGQPPPRPRRRAPAGAAVLREDVTEAIRAAVFEELAAVGYARMSIEGIARRAGVGKTAVYRRWRSKLHLVLDLVSAVAVQGLPMPDTGSLEGDLRLLYEVTSRALRHPVAGQIIPDLQAEAARNPEIAEAMQKALREGQQSVATGIVAAAVARGEVRAGVDEDLALDVISGPLYWRSVVVRAPKLPKGYLESLTRATAGALRAL; encoded by the coding sequence ATGACGACGAACGCCGACCCCTCCGAGGGGCAGCCGCCGCCACGGCCGCGCCGCCGGGCCCCCGCGGGGGCGGCCGTGCTCCGCGAGGACGTGACGGAGGCGATCCGGGCGGCGGTCTTCGAGGAACTGGCGGCCGTCGGCTACGCCCGGATGTCCATCGAGGGCATCGCGCGCCGCGCGGGCGTCGGCAAGACGGCGGTGTACCGCCGCTGGCGCTCCAAGCTGCACCTCGTGCTGGATCTCGTCTCCGCGGTGGCGGTCCAGGGGCTGCCGATGCCGGACACGGGCTCGCTGGAGGGCGACCTCCGGCTGCTCTACGAGGTCACGTCCCGCGCGCTGCGCCACCCGGTCGCCGGCCAGATCATCCCCGACCTCCAGGCCGAGGCCGCCCGCAACCCGGAGATCGCCGAGGCGATGCAGAAGGCGTTGCGGGAGGGGCAGCAGAGCGTCGCCACGGGGATCGTCGCCGCGGCGGTCGCCCGGGGCGAGGTCCGTGCGGGGGTGGACGAGGACCTTGCCCTGGACGTGATCTCCGGTCCGCTGTACTGGCGGTCGGTGGTCGTACGGGCGCCGAAGCTGCCGAAGGGGTATCTGGAGAGCCTGACGCGGGCCACGGCGGGGGCGTTGCGGGCGCTGTAG